The window GAGGGCTTTTATCCAGTAACACAGAATCCCAACAATATAGATTAAGTTGGCCCAACATAGTATTGCGGAAGTTCAAAGCCCAGACCAATTGTACATTCTTTTAATCTTCATttctacttttatttttttcattcataATATTTACCCTTTACTTAGTTTACTATATAGTTCtacttttttcttataattttctaaaaaagtaGTTCCAAAGTACAAACTAAAAAGACACACATGTATGTACACTATTTCTctggctttttttttgtttattgcaaCATGATTTCTTAATGTTCAAAGTTCCTTATTCAAAAAACTGTATgtggaagaaaacaaaacagaaaatattAAAGGATATAAACTAAGGAAAAGACGTAGAAAAATTAAAAGACGTAGACATAAAAGCTCACATGTAATGTATGTAACTGAGGCTTTCTCCGTGGAGAAAAGAAGACTCAGCCAAGGCTTTGAATGTCAGAATCATTCAAGCATGAAGGTGCAATCTTCACTGGCTCAAGTATGAATCCCGATTTCTTGCATTCTTCTTCCAAAAGCTTCACCTGAGATGGTCCCTCAGGACAGAAAACCACAACTGCTCCTCCACTTCCGGTGAACTTGGAAGCTGCACCTACCCTCCTTGCAACTTCCACCATCTCTATGTTCATTGCTCCTAAGCATTCGTCCCCAAACATCTTCCTGCGTACAGAGATACAATAATTTCATAACTAAATGTAGTAGGTGTGTAGCTGTGGATAGGTTTCCGATTTTCTATATTATCTCTAAATTAGATATTACCTCCGAAGGTCGAAGTTACGGTTCATGAGTTGCACGAGCTTGGAATGGTCCTTTTCGAGTAAGGCAGTTCGACCCTCTTCTGCTAGCTTTCCAACCTCTTCCATTGATGTGATTATCAACTCATCGCCATCTAACCATCTTTGTCGAACCCTACTATGTACCTGCAGTGGTAAAAGTATGAAAAAAGAACATGTAAAACAGCAAAACTGGTCAGTCAACTGTATACGCCTGAGTTGTAGTCATTTGAGAAGAATACCTTGCCGGAGTCGCTAGGATTCTCAGCATAGATAAGATGCAAAGGTGGAAGGAGAGTGATATCCATAGGAGTGTAAATCCCATGTCCCAGCTTATCCATGTGCTCCTTACTAAAATCCtgcaatggaaaaaaaaaagtcattaaTTAACTAATGATGGAAATAACAAAGGCTATGTAAAAGATAAGACCGCCGGGACCCACCATGTGAACAAGACCACCATAGACCTGAGCAACCCGGTCCTGAAGACCAGCGACAATACCAAGCTCTTTCTCAGCATTGAGAACAAGGTTAGGGCGAACTTGTAGTTTGATGAGATGCCTGACGTTGTAGAAGTCAAGAAGGCAGCTAAGAGCAGCGGAGACAATGGCGCTAGAACCAGAAAGCCCTGTCTGGAACATCATAAATAATAGAGAATCAGCaatgtatatatatgtcaacAAGCAGAAATTCAAATTCACATGCAGAAACAAACAAGAATAAAGAAAAACTCTCTGTGTACCTGCCTAGGGATATTGGTGTCGTAGGAAAGAGTGAAGTTTCGTTGATGAAGCTGAATGGCATTATCTTTGCAATGGTTACGGAACACTTTACAAATGGCCATTAGCAGCCTAACACCACCGTAGTAACCTTCATTCTCCAAGCGGTTCAGCTTAAAGGAAGGAAGTACCatagagaaaaacaaatattaatgttaTCTAATCTCAGAGTTAGagctatatatataaactagttTCACTATCCAAACTAAAACTAATAATCCACCAAATCACTTTGCATTAACAATCAATGGAAAAGTGGAGCAGATTCGAGATCGAAATGAGAAAGGAGTAAAGAAAGCGTGAGTACGAGATGGTCGAGAGAGTTGAACTGGACGAGATCGTGGAATGGATGTGGCTTTATTATCACATGTTCCGATGGCTCCAGCTTCACTGACGCCCAGAAGTTGCCTATTGTGAATGAGATGGTACGCCCGAAGTATACATCGCTAGGATTCCCCAGAAACCCGATCC of the Brassica rapa cultivar Chiifu-401-42 chromosome A03, CAAS_Brap_v3.01, whole genome shotgun sequence genome contains:
- the LOC103858900 gene encoding glucuronokinase 1 codes for the protein MDQDLKSTTGTAAIEHRSFARIGFLGNPSDVYFGRTISFTIGNFWASVKLEPSEHVIIKPHPFHDLVQFNSLDHLLNRLENEGYYGGVRLLMAICKVFRNHCKDNAIQLHQRNFTLSYDTNIPRQTGLSGSSAIVSAALSCLLDFYNVRHLIKLQVRPNLVLNAEKELGIVAGLQDRVAQVYGGLVHMDFSKEHMDKLGHGIYTPMDITLLPPLHLIYAENPSDSGKVHSRVRQRWLDGDELIITSMEEVGKLAEEGRTALLEKDHSKLVQLMNRNFDLRRKMFGDECLGAMNIEMVEVARRVGAASKFTGSGGAVVVFCPEGPSQVKLLEEECKKSGFILEPVKIAPSCLNDSDIQSLG